One Chryseobacterium sp. StRB126 genomic region harbors:
- a CDS encoding Crp/Fnr family transcriptional regulator, giving the protein MSHFLKEHIQAIINPTDDEFEIIKSFFVKKKFRKRQFLIQEHQPVHEIFLIEKGILKSSFIDNSGKEHILQFASSHWWISDFAGFFKQEPSSLAVDCIEDSEVYAISYEDLNTLCLKVPAIEHFFRVKSNFGYVALQQRILSLMSKSAKERYEDFIKQYPGFIDHIPKQLIASYLGVSRETLSRLYL; this is encoded by the coding sequence ATGAGCCATTTTCTAAAAGAACATATTCAGGCCATCATCAATCCCACCGATGATGAATTTGAAATCATCAAAAGCTTTTTTGTAAAAAAGAAATTCAGGAAAAGACAGTTTCTGATACAAGAACATCAGCCTGTACACGAAATTTTTTTGATAGAAAAAGGTATTCTTAAAAGCAGCTTCATAGATAATTCTGGAAAGGAGCATATTCTTCAGTTTGCATCTTCTCACTGGTGGATTTCAGATTTTGCAGGATTCTTCAAGCAGGAACCCTCATCGCTGGCAGTTGATTGCATTGAAGATTCTGAAGTATATGCCATCTCTTATGAAGATTTAAATACGCTCTGTTTAAAAGTTCCTGCAATAGAGCACTTTTTCAGAGTAAAATCTAATTTCGGGTATGTAGCACTGCAGCAGAGGATTCTTTCATTAATGAGCAAGTCTGCTAAGGAGCGTTATGAAGATTTTATTAAACAGTATCCCGGTTTTATAGATCATATTCCGAAACAGCTTATTGCAAGCTACCTGGGAGTTTCAAGAGAAACATTAAGCCGATTATATTTATAA
- a CDS encoding reprolysin-like metallopeptidase translates to MKKKIILVCALALSLTGLQAQRWIPVSEKVTPIRKEVRIEYAYKFDLASLRDALKNAPEAGTGGAPIVVSLPTANGKMEKFSVYSSPTVAKSMAERYELGAYSGVGIDNPNKQIRFTTAPNDFQSMLFDANTGKYEFIEPMNKEKDIYGVFYKSDRSSEDPFECKVSEPEALKKQMNKLTSTKNVLNGFKNPNKNNDQKYRTYRIAISVNGEYTQLAGGVPQAAARINATMHRVNGVFEKDFGIHMIVQDFPQVIFTNPATDPYSDVIVNTNPTTGAISYSAPGAWNLQVQQTLSNTAGIGNDAYDIGHFFGHRGGGGSAGDVGNVCRDPEDNNDATSKGAGITSPNIVDQPFGDTYDIDFVAHEIGHQFGAAHTMSIALHGAHMEPGSGSTIMGYAGITNYNVQMNSDAYFHIKNIEEVADYTNFVTCGTITPVNNTPPVVQPMASRIIPKGTPFILTASATDAQNDPITYTWEQYDLTATAFGFVSANRNNGANFRSIMPTTNPVRYFPSLSNVLNATPSGTSWETVSNVPRTLNFKVTARDNNPNFDQQQTQSSLMKVDVGTEGPFKITSTTVYKNTPAAITWDVVNTNNAPYNVQNVKIDYTTDNGATWTVITPSTPNDGAEPYAFNSLATGSTVKIRVSAIDNIFYAIGSATITDASAACTTIAPTGITVTGITRNSASVNWPALQDGNYFVRYRQTGTATWTTVPVSTNAYNVSGLNTATQYEVQVANKCGVVTGDFSTSTNFTTSAFAKCTVLGNSGAATNIGGYISNVTVTPTGMNPVSNTSTGSSYTDYTTDLTKLITLKVGTSGNSISVSKDWLTADHYYGGVTAWIDFNRDGVFSTSEVIYSSNDANIITPVSGSFSVPADAYTGGNVIMRVGYSYSQAPSSGCSNLQYGEFEDYPVSIQAQLSTNDVVKDKASIQIFPNPVSDVLNVTQVSSKAQFSITNMAGQKVMSGQISDNKISVSRLSTGAYIISIEDKGTTSNLKFIKK, encoded by the coding sequence ATGAAAAAGAAAATTATTCTTGTTTGCGCTCTTGCTTTAAGCTTAACAGGTTTACAGGCACAGCGTTGGATACCAGTGTCTGAAAAGGTAACCCCTATAAGGAAAGAAGTCAGAATCGAATATGCTTATAAATTTGATCTTGCTTCCCTAAGAGATGCTTTAAAAAATGCTCCGGAAGCAGGAACTGGTGGTGCTCCAATAGTTGTTTCCTTGCCTACCGCTAATGGAAAAATGGAAAAATTTTCCGTGTACAGCTCTCCAACGGTTGCAAAGTCTATGGCAGAGAGATATGAATTAGGGGCCTATTCCGGAGTAGGAATAGATAATCCTAATAAGCAGATCAGATTTACTACCGCTCCTAATGATTTCCAATCAATGTTATTTGATGCGAACACAGGAAAATATGAATTCATAGAGCCAATGAATAAAGAAAAGGATATCTATGGGGTATTCTATAAGTCTGATAGATCAAGTGAGGATCCTTTTGAATGTAAGGTTTCTGAACCTGAAGCCTTAAAAAAGCAAATGAATAAGCTGACAAGTACAAAAAATGTTTTGAACGGCTTTAAAAACCCTAATAAAAATAACGATCAGAAATACAGAACCTACAGAATTGCAATCTCTGTAAACGGTGAATATACTCAACTTGCAGGAGGTGTTCCTCAGGCAGCAGCCCGTATTAATGCTACGATGCACAGAGTAAATGGAGTATTTGAGAAGGATTTTGGTATCCACATGATTGTTCAGGATTTTCCTCAGGTTATATTTACAAATCCTGCTACAGATCCTTATTCTGATGTTATAGTAAATACAAACCCAACTACCGGCGCAATATCATATAGTGCTCCCGGAGCATGGAATCTACAAGTTCAACAAACCTTGAGCAATACAGCGGGTATTGGAAATGATGCTTATGACATAGGACACTTCTTTGGCCACAGAGGTGGTGGTGGTAGTGCCGGTGATGTAGGTAACGTATGTAGAGACCCGGAAGACAATAATGATGCTACTTCAAAAGGAGCAGGAATTACCTCTCCTAACATCGTTGATCAACCTTTTGGAGACACCTATGATATTGACTTTGTAGCCCATGAAATAGGACATCAGTTTGGGGCTGCTCATACCATGTCTATTGCTCTTCACGGAGCTCATATGGAACCGGGTTCAGGTTCTACAATTATGGGATATGCAGGTATTACCAACTATAATGTTCAAATGAATTCTGATGCCTATTTCCACATTAAGAATATTGAGGAAGTAGCTGATTACACTAATTTTGTGACTTGTGGTACGATTACACCTGTTAATAACACCCCCCCTGTAGTACAGCCGATGGCTAGCAGAATAATTCCAAAAGGAACACCATTTATCTTAACTGCTTCTGCAACAGATGCACAAAACGATCCAATAACCTATACATGGGAACAGTATGATCTTACTGCTACTGCTTTTGGATTTGTAAGTGCTAACCGAAATAATGGTGCTAATTTCAGATCGATAATGCCAACAACCAATCCAGTACGTTACTTTCCTTCATTATCAAATGTTCTTAATGCAACTCCAAGTGGCACATCATGGGAAACTGTATCCAACGTACCAAGAACATTAAACTTCAAGGTTACAGCAAGAGATAATAATCCGAATTTTGATCAGCAACAGACACAAAGCAGTCTGATGAAAGTGGATGTAGGAACCGAAGGACCTTTTAAAATAACTTCAACTACGGTTTACAAAAATACTCCGGCAGCCATCACTTGGGATGTAGTCAACACAAATAATGCCCCGTATAACGTACAGAATGTTAAAATAGATTACACTACTGATAATGGTGCTACATGGACAGTTATTACTCCTTCTACCCCAAATGACGGAGCGGAACCTTATGCATTTAATTCATTGGCAACCGGATCTACTGTAAAGATCAGAGTAAGTGCTATTGATAATATATTTTATGCTATTGGCAGCGCTACAATTACTGATGCTTCAGCTGCTTGTACAACAATTGCTCCCACAGGAATTACTGTAACAGGAATTACAAGAAATTCTGCCAGCGTAAACTGGCCTGCTTTGCAAGATGGTAATTATTTTGTAAGATATAGACAGACAGGAACGGCTACATGGACTACAGTTCCTGTATCTACAAATGCCTATAACGTATCTGGCCTGAATACGGCTACTCAATATGAAGTACAAGTAGCTAATAAATGTGGTGTGGTAACTGGTGATTTCTCAACATCTACAAACTTTACTACATCTGCGTTTGCAAAATGTACAGTACTTGGAAACAGTGGTGCAGCTACAAATATCGGTGGATACATCTCCAATGTTACAGTAACTCCAACAGGAATGAATCCTGTTTCAAATACGAGTACAGGTTCTTCTTATACTGATTATACAACAGATCTTACGAAATTGATTACTCTTAAAGTAGGAACTTCAGGCAACTCAATCAGCGTAAGTAAGGATTGGCTTACAGCAGATCATTATTATGGTGGAGTAACTGCGTGGATAGACTTCAATAGAGATGGAGTATTCTCTACTTCTGAAGTGATCTATTCAAGTAACGACGCTAATATTATTACGCCAGTATCTGGAAGTTTCTCAGTACCTGCAGATGCTTATACAGGAGGAAATGTAATCATGAGAGTTGGATATTCTTATTCTCAGGCTCCAAGCAGCGGTTGCAGCAATCTTCAATATGGAGAGTTTGAAGATTATCCTGTAAGTATTCAGGCACAGCTTTCTACAAATGATGTAGTAAAAGACAAGGCTTCTATCCAGATCTTCCCTAACCCGGTAAGTGATGTATTGAATGTAACTCAGGTTTCTTCTAAGGCACAATTCTCCATCACCAATATGGCAGGACAGAAAGTAATGAGCGGTCAGATCTCAGATAACAAGATCTCTGTTTCAAGACTGAGCACGGGAGCTTATATTATTTCAATTGAAGATAAGGGAACTACTTCAAATCTGAAATTCATTAAAAAATAA
- the tatC gene encoding twin-arginine translocase subunit TatC, whose translation MDNNKDMSFLGHIGELRGHLVRSIIAIIIAAFAVGFNINWIMDHIFFGPTRNDFPTFKIVNHFSRLLLGEDSIHLPKDFPVRVQRLYQQFNVMMAVSVFGGMVAAFPYIVWELWRFISPALHPREKKNSIYIINSVWMLFMTGVLCGYFLILPFAVNFGVIFKISDIIVPLYDLSDYTTLFLQVVLGMGVIFLFPILIYFLTSIGILTPVFMKTYRRHAIVLIMVVAAIITPADVLSMLMAAFPLLILYEFSIMMCTFTYKRVQKSNGNLPAVQK comes from the coding sequence ATGGACAATAACAAAGACATGTCCTTTCTGGGGCATATTGGAGAATTAAGAGGACATTTGGTCCGTTCAATTATTGCTATCATCATTGCAGCCTTTGCGGTTGGTTTCAATATCAACTGGATTATGGACCATATCTTTTTTGGACCTACCAGAAATGATTTCCCCACCTTCAAAATTGTTAATCATTTTTCAAGGTTGCTTTTGGGAGAAGACAGCATTCATCTTCCGAAGGATTTCCCGGTACGTGTACAAAGATTATATCAGCAGTTCAATGTGATGATGGCCGTTTCCGTTTTTGGTGGAATGGTGGCTGCTTTTCCTTACATTGTATGGGAATTATGGCGTTTCATTAGTCCGGCTTTACATCCAAGAGAGAAAAAGAATTCTATCTATATCATTAATTCGGTATGGATGCTTTTTATGACCGGAGTTTTATGCGGATATTTTTTAATTCTTCCTTTTGCGGTTAATTTTGGAGTAATCTTTAAAATTTCAGATATCATTGTTCCTCTTTATGACCTGAGTGATTATACTACTTTGTTTTTACAGGTAGTTTTAGGGATGGGGGTTATTTTCCTATTTCCTATTCTGATCTATTTCCTTACCAGTATCGGAATTCTTACTCCTGTATTTATGAAGACCTATCGTCGTCATGCTATTGTATTAATCATGGTGGTTGCAGCAATTATTACACCTGCAGATGTATTAAGTATGCTGATGGCAGCTTTCCCCTTATTGATCTTATATGAATTCAGTATTATGATGTGCACCTTTACGTATAAAAGGGTACAGAAAAGCAATGGAAATCTTCCTGCCGTACAAAAATAA
- a CDS encoding SIS domain-containing protein gives MDRTNIISIAKSTLEIEISELEKLKNRIDDQFAQAVEIIHSAKGKLIVVGIGKSAHVGNKIVATLNSTGTPSQFLHASEAIHGDLGVIQKQDVVLCISNSGNSPEIANLVPYLKDYSSALIGMTGNKSSKLAEFSEIILDTHVDVEACPNKLAPTSSTTIQMALGDALAVALMELNEFKANDFAKFHPGGSLGKNLTSRVEQFLSSQKPQVSEDAPIRDVIISISASSHGITVVTNEDQIIGVITDGDLRRMLMKGEDITKILAKDIMSANPRTIEKNSLAKEAMKILKGNNIGQLVVTENGKYFGIIDLHTLLDEGIN, from the coding sequence ATGGATAGAACCAACATTATATCAATTGCTAAAAGCACTTTAGAAATTGAAATTTCAGAATTAGAAAAATTAAAAAACAGAATTGATGACCAGTTTGCCCAGGCAGTAGAAATTATTCACTCTGCAAAAGGGAAATTAATTGTAGTAGGAATTGGGAAATCTGCACATGTAGGTAATAAAATTGTTGCTACACTAAATTCTACGGGAACGCCCTCTCAATTTTTGCATGCCTCGGAAGCTATTCACGGTGATCTGGGCGTGATCCAGAAACAGGATGTGGTGCTTTGTATCTCCAATTCCGGAAATTCTCCTGAAATAGCCAACCTTGTTCCCTATTTAAAGGATTATTCTTCTGCATTAATTGGAATGACGGGGAACAAAAGCAGTAAATTGGCTGAATTTTCAGAAATTATTCTGGATACTCATGTTGATGTAGAAGCTTGTCCTAACAAACTGGCACCTACAAGTTCTACAACTATCCAAATGGCATTGGGAGATGCTCTTGCTGTAGCTTTAATGGAACTGAATGAATTCAAGGCCAACGATTTTGCCAAGTTTCATCCGGGAGGAAGCCTGGGTAAAAATTTAACCTCCAGAGTTGAACAGTTCCTTTCTTCACAAAAACCTCAGGTTTCAGAAGATGCTCCAATTAGGGATGTTATTATTTCCATCAGTGCATCAAGCCACGGAATTACCGTTGTTACCAATGAAGATCAGATCATTGGAGTTATTACCGATGGGGATTTGAGAAGAATGTTGATGAAGGGAGAAGATATCACTAAGATTCTAGCCAAAGATATTATGTCTGCAAATCCAAGGACTATTGAAAAGAATTCACTTGCCAAAGAGGCGATGAAAATATTAAAAGGCAATAATATTGGTCAGCTGGTAGTTACTGAAAACGGAAAATATTTCGGAATCATTGATCTTCACACATTATTGGATGAGGGTATTAATTAA
- a CDS encoding glycosyltransferase, whose amino-acid sequence MKKISVIFILPDLETGGAERIVTTIANHLSRDRFEPKILLLRKQGGYLNFLKKDVEIIDINTERIRHSLKPILGEIYRRKPDIVFSGFGEVNAYLSLFIKLFPRTKFIARETNVVTQHVTRKEIKFFYNFYNNYQRIIAQSDDMMKDLVDNFNIKKKKIVKINNPVDFDFIDDKLSISLKPEGFKYNYKNVVAIGNLSARKGFDNLLKVFSRLKSENIMLHILGDGKDKEVLLQMKEFLGLKNVIFHGRQENPYQFLKYADLFILSSRYEGFPNVLLEAGACGTYSLANNCPGGINEIIQHNVNGEIADIEDYEGFAQKVIKVMHQDNNRDAIKNSIKSRFSKNIILDKYEKVLLDLMK is encoded by the coding sequence ATGAAAAAAATATCTGTCATATTTATTCTGCCGGATCTAGAAACCGGGGGCGCAGAAAGAATAGTTACCACTATAGCAAATCATCTTTCCAGGGATCGTTTTGAACCTAAGATTTTGCTGTTGCGTAAACAGGGCGGATATCTAAATTTCCTGAAAAAAGATGTTGAAATTATCGACATTAATACTGAGAGAATCAGACATTCTTTAAAGCCTATTTTAGGTGAAATCTACAGAAGAAAACCCGATATTGTGTTTTCTGGTTTTGGAGAAGTAAATGCTTATTTATCATTATTTATTAAGCTTTTTCCAAGAACAAAATTCATTGCCAGGGAAACAAATGTAGTTACTCAGCATGTTACGAGAAAGGAAATCAAGTTTTTCTATAATTTTTACAATAACTATCAGAGAATCATTGCGCAAAGTGATGATATGATGAAAGATTTGGTTGATAATTTTAATATTAAAAAGAAGAAAATTGTCAAAATCAATAATCCGGTAGATTTTGATTTTATTGATGATAAATTGAGTATTTCCTTAAAGCCTGAAGGGTTTAAATACAATTATAAGAATGTAGTGGCCATTGGTAATTTATCAGCCAGAAAAGGGTTTGATAACCTGTTAAAAGTATTTTCAAGGCTCAAAAGTGAAAATATTATGCTTCATATTCTAGGAGATGGAAAAGACAAAGAGGTTCTGCTTCAGATGAAAGAGTTTTTGGGGTTAAAAAATGTTATTTTCCATGGCAGACAGGAGAATCCTTATCAATTCTTAAAGTATGCGGATCTGTTTATTCTATCTTCAAGATACGAAGGTTTCCCTAATGTGCTTCTGGAAGCCGGAGCCTGTGGAACCTACTCGTTAGCCAATAATTGCCCGGGAGGAATTAATGAGATCATTCAGCATAATGTGAACGGTGAAATTGCTGATATTGAAGATTATGAAGGTTTTGCACAAAAAGTAATTAAAGTGATGCATCAGGATAATAATCGTGACGCTATAAAAAATTCTATAAAATCCAGATTTTCAAAGAATATTATATTGGATAAATACGAAAAGGTTTTGTTGGATTTAATGAAGTAG
- a CDS encoding type 1 glutamine amidotransferase domain-containing protein, translating to MKKKALIVVTSVEKYPDMERATGLWLGEAVHFYEKLEEQGYEIDFVSPKGGYTPLDPISLQMFVQPVDWKYYADETFRNKLGDTFAPRDINPKDYSIIYYTGGHGVVWDFPDNIELQEIARSIYEDGGIVSSVCHGAVGLFNIKLSNGELLIQGKTVTGFSNSEEIAAELADHMPYLTEDVLKSRGAQYVKAEQDFVPFAVADRNLVTGQNPQSGAAVAEKVLEILKK from the coding sequence ATGAAAAAGAAAGCATTAATCGTAGTGACAAGTGTGGAAAAATATCCTGATATGGAAAGAGCAACAGGTCTATGGCTGGGCGAGGCAGTTCATTTCTATGAAAAACTGGAAGAGCAGGGTTATGAAATAGATTTTGTAAGCCCGAAGGGAGGCTATACTCCACTTGATCCTATTTCTCTGCAAATGTTTGTACAGCCTGTAGACTGGAAATATTATGCTGATGAAACATTCAGAAATAAATTAGGGGATACTTTTGCACCGCGTGACATCAATCCTAAAGATTATAGTATCATTTACTATACAGGTGGACATGGTGTAGTTTGGGATTTCCCTGATAATATAGAGTTACAGGAAATAGCCCGCAGTATTTATGAAGATGGGGGGATTGTATCATCTGTATGTCATGGAGCCGTAGGACTTTTTAATATCAAACTTTCCAACGGAGAACTGTTGATTCAGGGAAAAACAGTAACCGGTTTTTCAAATTCAGAAGAAATTGCTGCAGAATTGGCAGATCACATGCCTTACCTTACAGAAGATGTATTAAAAAGCAGAGGAGCTCAATATGTAAAAGCTGAGCAGGATTTTGTTCCTTTTGCAGTGGCAGATAGAAATCTGGTAACAGGACAAAATCCTCAATCCGGAGCTGCCGTAGCAGAAAAGGTATTGGAGATTCTGAAAAAATAG
- a CDS encoding cupin domain-containing protein gives MKLSIIVILLLNAVVISAQQKTISRKELLKTAIEQKVKFTEIQEITMAAGQGAPEHLHPCPVLGIINSGEAVFQIEGEEKLVLHEGDAFYEPKNVKILHFDNASAEKPLVFTAMYLKAGSEENIKFIK, from the coding sequence ATGAAGCTGTCTATAATTGTTATTTTGCTGCTGAATGCAGTTGTAATATCGGCCCAGCAGAAGACAATCTCCAGAAAAGAATTGTTAAAAACGGCTATTGAACAGAAAGTAAAATTCACAGAGATTCAGGAAATAACGATGGCAGCAGGACAAGGAGCTCCCGAACATCTGCATCCCTGTCCCGTTTTAGGGATAATCAATTCTGGCGAAGCTGTTTTTCAGATCGAAGGAGAGGAGAAATTGGTACTTCATGAAGGAGATGCTTTTTATGAACCTAAGAATGTAAAAATTCTTCATTTTGATAATGCCTCAGCTGAAAAACCCCTTGTCTTTACAGCAATGTATTTGAAGGCTGGGAGTGAGGAAAATATAAAATTCATAAAATAA
- the recQ gene encoding DNA helicase RecQ: MSAKKANLSGELKKYFGFSTFKGQQEQIIENLLNGKDIFVLMPTGGGKSLCYQLPALISEGTAIVVSPLIALMKNQVDAVNGLSSEDGVAHVLNSSLNKTQTKQVFDDIKSGKTKLLYVAPESLIKDDYLDFLKEVKISFFAIDEAHCISEWGHDFRPEYRNLKQIIDKIASVPVIALTATATPKVQDDIQKTLGMTNALVFKESFNRPNLYYEVCPKINIDKEIVKFVNQHKGKSGIVYCLSRRKVEEFAQLLQVNGINALPYHAGLDQKVRVANQDKFLMEEVDIIVATIAFGMGIDKPDVRFVIHYDFPKSLESYYQETGRAGRDGGEGHCLAFYDPKDIEKLEKFLAQKPVSEREIGLQLLNEVVGYAETSMSRRQYILYYFGESFDPVNGDGANMCDNSSNPPKLKDATADLTKALELIKDTGEKFKSKDLISVIVGKENAVTKSYKLEQNRYFGFGKEEKDNYWKTILRQATVQNFLQKDIETYGVLKITEKAKKVLDGKSKDVFLIAEDREFDLTQAKADSDQLQQQAGGGLDQKLFNLLKELRKKVAKKHGIPPYTVFMDPSLEDMTVQYPITADEINKIYGVGEGKAKKYGKEFADYIKTYVEDNNIERTQDMVLKQVANKSSHKVFIIQSTDKKIDLEDIARAKNLSMEELLKEMERIVYQGTKLNIDYYIEDNFDEDIVDGFMEFMNESESDSMKILLDEFGDELSDEEVRMLRIKFISDVAN, translated from the coding sequence ATGAGCGCAAAAAAAGCCAATTTATCAGGCGAATTGAAAAAGTATTTTGGGTTTTCTACATTTAAGGGACAGCAGGAACAGATTATAGAAAACCTATTGAATGGGAAGGATATATTTGTATTGATGCCTACAGGTGGTGGTAAATCATTATGTTATCAGCTTCCGGCACTTATTTCGGAGGGAACAGCAATAGTTGTTTCACCTTTAATAGCGTTAATGAAGAATCAGGTGGATGCCGTAAACGGACTTTCATCCGAGGATGGGGTAGCGCATGTATTGAATTCATCATTAAACAAGACACAGACAAAACAGGTTTTCGACGATATTAAAAGTGGAAAAACCAAGCTTTTGTATGTAGCTCCAGAATCATTGATTAAAGATGATTATCTTGACTTTTTAAAAGAAGTTAAGATTTCTTTCTTTGCTATTGATGAGGCTCACTGTATTTCAGAGTGGGGACATGATTTCAGACCGGAATACAGGAACCTTAAACAGATTATTGATAAGATTGCCAGTGTACCGGTGATTGCTCTTACAGCTACAGCTACGCCGAAGGTGCAGGATGACATTCAGAAAACACTAGGCATGACCAATGCTTTGGTCTTTAAAGAAAGTTTCAACCGTCCGAATCTATATTATGAGGTATGTCCTAAAATTAATATAGATAAGGAGATTGTTAAATTCGTTAATCAGCATAAAGGAAAATCAGGGATCGTCTATTGTCTGAGCAGAAGAAAAGTGGAAGAATTTGCCCAGCTTTTGCAGGTGAATGGAATTAATGCCCTTCCTTACCATGCCGGACTTGATCAGAAAGTAAGAGTGGCCAATCAGGATAAATTCTTGATGGAAGAAGTTGATATCATCGTAGCTACCATTGCATTCGGAATGGGAATTGATAAGCCGGATGTACGTTTTGTCATTCACTATGATTTCCCGAAGTCTTTGGAAAGTTATTATCAGGAAACCGGGAGAGCAGGAAGAGATGGTGGTGAAGGCCATTGCCTTGCATTCTATGATCCTAAAGATATTGAGAAGCTGGAAAAATTTCTGGCTCAAAAACCTGTGTCCGAAAGAGAAATTGGATTACAGCTTTTAAATGAAGTAGTAGGTTATGCTGAAACTTCCATGAGCAGAAGACAATATATTCTTTATTATTTTGGAGAAAGTTTTGATCCAGTGAATGGAGACGGAGCGAATATGTGTGATAACTCATCTAACCCTCCAAAATTAAAAGATGCCACAGCGGATTTAACAAAAGCTCTTGAACTGATTAAAGATACTGGCGAAAAATTTAAATCAAAAGATCTGATTTCCGTTATCGTAGGAAAAGAAAACGCAGTTACCAAGTCTTATAAACTGGAACAGAACCGTTATTTCGGTTTTGGTAAAGAAGAAAAAGATAACTATTGGAAGACGATTCTAAGACAGGCAACCGTTCAGAATTTCTTACAGAAAGATATTGAAACGTATGGCGTTCTAAAGATTACTGAAAAAGCCAAAAAGGTATTAGATGGTAAATCTAAGGATGTTTTCTTAATTGCCGAAGACAGAGAATTTGATCTTACTCAAGCTAAAGCAGATAGTGATCAGCTGCAGCAGCAGGCCGGAGGCGGTTTAGACCAAAAACTATTTAATCTATTAAAGGAATTAAGGAAAAAAGTAGCCAAAAAACACGGAATTCCACCCTATACGGTATTTATGGATCCAAGTTTGGAAGATATGACGGTTCAATATCCGATTACAGCAGATGAAATCAATAAGATTTATGGAGTAGGAGAAGGAAAAGCTAAAAAATATGGTAAAGAATTTGCTGACTACATTAAAACATATGTTGAGGACAACAATATAGAACGTACCCAGGACATGGTATTGAAACAGGTGGCTAATAAATCCAGCCATAAGGTTTTCATTATCCAAAGCACAGATAAAAAGATTGATCTTGAAGATATTGCAAGAGCTAAAAACCTTTCTATGGAAGAGCTTTTGAAAGAAATGGAAAGAATCGTTTATCAGGGAACAAAACTTAATATTGATTATTATATTGAAGATAATTTTGATGAAGACATTGTAGACGGCTTTATGGAGTTTATGAATGAATCTGAGAGTGACAGTATGAAGATCTTATTGGATGAATTCGGAGATGAGTTGTCTGATGAAGAAGTAAGAATGCTGAGAATTAAATTTATCAGTGATGTTGCCAATTAA